GGGTGCCCTGGCCTTCGGTCCTACGCCTGATGCCCCAGCGTCCCTAGCTCCGTGGGCCACGGGCGAAGCGTTCTGCATGGTGCCCGAAGACCTTGGGCGCGTGGCGGCCATCGTCGCCCGCGTCGACGAGTTCGAAGACGACGAGGACCTCGACGAATTACGGGACGGCTTGCCCGAAGACGCCTTCCTGGCCGCCCTCGCCTCCAGCCTGTCCCTGGGCGGCGCCAGACCCAAGGCCATGGTCACCCTGGACGGGGCGTCGTGGATCGCCAAATTCTCCAAACGCGGAGACCCGTGGCGTGAACCCGTTGTCGAGCACGCGACCATGACCCTGGCCGCACGCTGCGGCATCACGGTCGCATCCACCCGCCTGATGGAACTGAACGGGCATTTCGTCCTGCTGGTCCAGCGCTTCGACCGCCTGGAAGGCGACTCGCGGCACGTCATTTCCGGCTTCACGGTGACGGGGGCCGAGGAAGACGGCGACTGGGGCAGCTATCAGAACCTGGCCGAACAGGCCCGCAGGCTCGGCGACACGCAGTCCGGGCCGGAGATATTCCGGCGCATGGCTTTCAACGCCCTGTGCTCGAACCGGGACGACCACCTGCGCAACCACGCCTTTTTCGTCTCCCGC
This region of Desulfomicrobium escambiense DSM 10707 genomic DNA includes:
- a CDS encoding type II toxin-antitoxin system HipA family toxin, producing MYVPAGLLRHENRAYFFRYGRRYLQRPDAIPLDPARMPLADIEFSASTLFSALRDAAPDRWGRKVLGLMAGRAPGTLNEFEMLTAAHHPQRMGALAFGPTPDAPASLAPWATGEAFCMVPEDLGRVAAIVARVDEFEDDEDLDELRDGLPEDAFLAALASSLSLGGARPKAMVTLDGASWIAKFSKRGDPWREPVVEHATMTLAARCGITVASTRLMELNGHFVLLVQRFDRLEGDSRHVISGFTVTGAEEDGDWGSYQNLAEQARRLGDTQSGPEIFRRMAFNALCSNRDDHLRNHAFFVSRKAIAMTPAYDLVPSSIRFRQWDLSLRCGLEGRAATRSNILSDVRPFGIDEREARGIWEEMRETAAGWREHFAGCGVTEREMDELGRRFTLAEASARAS